A single Dermacentor albipictus isolate Rhodes 1998 colony chromosome 3, USDA_Dalb.pri_finalv2, whole genome shotgun sequence DNA region contains:
- the LOC135902542 gene encoding uncharacterized protein, with amino-acid sequence MASIPYAMHSAVNLHKKLAEEQTKNLGVIFEPPTSTIETTLPKYNPKLMNSIWGLYNRYAPHSFQKNCEIPSCSVPGIVGAQDKPFGLSLWNRLH; translated from the exons aTGGCTTCCATACCCTATGCAATGCACTCTGCTGTGAATTTACACAAGAAGCTCGCAGAAGAGCAAACAAAGAATCTTGGCGTCATCTTTGAACCACCGACCAGCA CAATTGAGACAACACTGCCAAAGTACAACCCGAAGCTGATGAACAGCATCTGGGGTCTCTACAACCGCTATGCTCCGCACTCTTTCCAAAAGAACTGCGAAATCCCCAGCTGCTCCGTGCCCGGGATTGTTGGCGCCCAGGACAA GCCATTCGGATTGTCCCTGTGGAACCGCCTGCACTGA
- the Rpn11 gene encoding 26S proteasome non-ATPase regulatory subunit 14, giving the protein MDRLLRLGGNLSGLGQAPPASDGPVVDTAEQVYISSLALLKMLKHGRAGVPMEVMGLMLGEFVDDYTVRVIDVFAMPQSGTGVSVEAVDPVFQAKMLDMLKQTGRPEMVVGWYHSHPGFGCWLSGVDINTQQSFEALSERAVAVVVDPIQSVKGKVVIDAFRLINPNMMVLGQEPRQTTSNLGHLTKPSIQALIHGLNRHYYSISINYRKNELEQKMLLNLHKKSWTDGLTLQDYDQHCQVNESTVTEMLELAKAYNKSLEDEEKMTPEQLAIKNVGKQDPKRHLEERVDVLMTSNIVQCLGAMLDTVVFK; this is encoded by the exons ATGGACCGTTTGTTGAGATTAGGAGGGAACTTGTCCGGTCTCGGGCAG GCTCCTCCAGCCAGTGATGGACCAGTGGTCGACACGGCCGAGCAAGTTTACATCTCGTCTCTAGCATTGCTCAAG ATGTTGAAACACGGCCGAGCTGGTGTTCCGATGGAGGTGATGGGTCTCATGCTGGGAGAATTCGTGGATGACTataccgtcagggtgatagacgtCTTTGCCATGCCTCAGTCTGGAACG GGTGTTAGTGTGGAAGCAGTAGACCCTGTGTTCCAAGCCAAAATGTTGGACATGCTGAAGCAAACAGGAAG GCCTGAAATGGTGGTGGGCTGGTACCACTCACACCCTGGCTTTGGCTGCTGGCTTTCCGGCGTTGACATCAACACGCAACAGAGCTTTGAAGCCCTTTCGGAGCGCGCTGTGGCGGTGGTCGTTGACCCCATCCAAAGTGTCAAGGGAAAG GTGGTGATAGATGCTTTCCGCCTTATCAACCCCAACATGATGGTGCTAGGGCAAGAGCCTCGGCAAACTACGTCAAATCTTGGACACCTGACAAAACCTTCTATTCAG GCTCTAATCCATGGTCTCAACCGTCATTACTACTCCATCTCTATTAACTACCGCAAGAACGAGCTCGAACAgaag ATGCTGCTGAACTTGCACAAGAAGAGCTGGACAGATGGGCTGACACTGCAGGACTACGACCAGCACTGCCAGGTCAACGAGAGCACAGTGACAGAGATGCTGGAGTTGGCGAAGGCCTACAACAAG TCCCTGGAAGATGAGGAGAAAATGACCCCAGAGCAGCTGGCCATCAAAAATGTTGGAAAGCAG GACCCCAAGCGACATCTGGAGGAGCGGGTGGACGTCCTCATGACATCAAACATTGTTCAGTGCCTCGGAGCAATGTTGGACACTGTTGTGTTCAAGTGA
- the LOC135902539 gene encoding COX assembly mitochondrial protein homolog has protein sequence MSPEVAEHAESSVLPNNFSGGPHGLGDPSDRRLRKVEVEVLIPQKMRNKARDEKCADLVQKFGECSKREGLMLPFMCRKENDALKACLKKWYEDPDFQHICREEYLSERSNFRETGVWRKKDKRAEIRSKAEESSDA, from the exons ATGTCACCGGAGGTCGCGGAACATGCTGAATCTTCGGTACTGCCGAATAATTTTTCCGGAGGACCTCATGGTTTGG GTGACCCAAGTGACAGACGGCTGAGGAAAGTTGAGGTTGAAGTCCTCATCCCTCAGAAGATGAGGAACAAGGCACGCGATGAAAAGTGCGCGGACCTCGTTCAAA AGTTTGGCGAGTGCAGCAAAAGAGAAGGTTTGATGTTACCGTTCATGTGCCGGAAGGAAAACGATGCTCTCAAGGCATGCTTGAAGAAGTG GTATGAGGATCCCGATTTCCAACACATCTGCAGAGAAGAGTACCTGAGTGAAAGGAGCAACTTTCGGGAGACTGGTGTGTGGCGAAAGAAGGACAAGCGCGCTGAAATCAGGAGTAAGGCTGAAGAATCCAGTGATGCATGA